TGAGCACCAGCTTGCCAAAATTCTCGCCGGTGAAGAGCTTGAGCAGGGTCTCTGGGAAAGTCTCCAGTCCGGAGACAACGTCTTCGCGCGATTTCAGCTTGCCCGCAGCGCGCCAGCCCGCCATTTCACGCAATGCTTCCGCATAGCGCGCTGCATAGTTGAAAACCACAAAGCCCTCCATGCGCGCGCTGTTCACCAGCAGTGAAAGATAGTTCTGTGGGCCTTTCACGCCGGTGGTGGAGTTGTACTGTGAGATCGCGCCGCAAATCACCACACGCGCGCCACGCGCCAATTGGGCCAGGGCAGCGTCCAGGATCTCGCCGCCCACGTTGTCAAAATACACGTTGATGCCGTTGGGGCAGTGCTGCCGCAGTGCGGCTTTCACGTCTTCAGTCTTGTAGTTGATGCAGGCATCAAAGCCCAGCTCTTTCACCACGTAGTCGCATTTTTCCTTGCTGCCAGCCAACCCGATCGCGCGCGCTCCTTTGATCTTTGCAATCTGTCCCACAGGCATACCCACAGCGCCCGCCGCTCCGGAAACCACCACAGTGTCTCCGGCTTTGAGCGCTCCAACTTCCAGCAAACCAAAGTACGCGGTAAGACCGGGCATGCCCAGCGTTCCCAGAAAGACCGGCAGCGGCGCCAGCTTGGGATCGACTTTGGTCACGCCTTTGCCGTCTGAAAGCGCGTACTCCTGCATGCCAAACATTCCCACCACGTGGTCGCCCACAGCGAAGCCGGGATTCTGTGACGCGATCACGCGGCCTACAGCGCCCGCGCGCATCACTTCGCCAATACCAACCGGCGGGATATACGATTTGCCTTCATTCATCCAGCCGCGCATTGCCGGATCCAGTGAGACGTAAAGAATCTTGACCAGGATCTCG
This is a stretch of genomic DNA from Terriglobia bacterium. It encodes these proteins:
- a CDS encoding NADP-dependent oxidoreductase, which gives rise to MPATNHQFRLATRPVGLPKRSDFNYAEEPVRNPGAGEILVKILYVSLDPAMRGWMNEGKSYIPPVGIGEVMRAGAVGRVIASQNPGFAVGDHVVGMFGMQEYALSDGKGVTKVDPKLAPLPVFLGTLGMPGLTAYFGLLEVGALKAGDTVVVSGAAGAVGMPVGQIAKIKGARAIGLAGSKEKCDYVVKELGFDACINYKTEDVKAALRQHCPNGINVYFDNVGGEILDAALAQLARGARVVICGAISQYNSTTGVKGPQNYLSLLVNSARMEGFVVFNYAARYAEALREMAGWRAAGKLKSREDVVSGLETFPETLLKLFTGENFGKLVLKVADN